Genomic DNA from Nonomuraea rubra:
GCCAGGTCCATGACCTCGGACCGGAGGAAGTTGAACTCGTGCTCGATCTCCGATCGGATCACCGCGAACTCGACGGCGATCTCCGTACGCACGTCGCCCTCCTCGACTCCCTCGTCGGCCCTGGGCCTGGTGGGCGCCGCGACCGCTCTCCTGACCCCCGCGACCTCGGTGCCGACAGCCGCGACCTCCTCCCCGAGGCCCGCTCTGGCCTGGGCGAGATCCGCCCGCAGGGCGGCCATCTCGGCCTGCAGCCTCTTGGACCGGTCGATGACCTCGCGCAGCAGCTCCTCCTGCTCGCGCGACTCCCTGGCCCGTTCCGTGGTGCTCTCAAGATCCTCGACACGGAGTTTCAGATCGAGAATCTCCGCCCGTATGTCCACGCACCCCTGCCTTTTCTCACCGTACGGCCTCGCGTCACTCCATCGTCGCAGGCCGTCAACGGCCGGGACGAGCGAGGAGAAAATCAGGGGTGTGGTTCTTTCCTCCGGGCCGGCCGAGGACGAAGGCTCCATCCCTGATGCGACCACCTGAAAACGGGCCTGGGCGGGTGGAAAATCTTCTACCCGGCTACCGCCGGTCCTCGATCTCCCACAGATGGTCGATGACGTGCCAGGCGATGCGCCGCAGCGCGTAGCGGGGCGGCCAGCCGGTCACCCGCGGCGGCTCCCAGGGGCGCGACAGCACCTCCGCGAGCTCCGCCCGCATCGCGTCGCGGTCCCCGACCGACGTGAACGGCCTGTGCCGCACGCCCGCCTTCCTGGCGAACGCGCGCTCGGCCTCCGTCACATGGTCGACGATCTTCGTACGGTCCCGTCCGCCGCCGCGCGGGCCCTTGCGCAGCTCCTCCGGCGCGACGGCGGCGACCTCGTCGAACAGCTCCCACGCCGCGCGCAGCAGGGCCACCCCGCGCTCGGCCTCCTCGCCCGGCAGCGGCTCCAGGTCGAGGTCCGGCACCTCGTACGGCACGCCGAAGTCGGTCGTCGACGTGCCCTGCACCCTGGCCACCACCTGGGGATCGCCGGGCGTGAACGCCAGCCCGGCCCGCTCGGCGATCAGCCGGTAGCGGGGAACGTAGTCGACGAGGCGGTCGAGCGCCGCCTCCTCGCCCTTGTCGATCCGGCACCAGCCGGGCCAGTCGAGGGAGCAGGCGAAGACCTTCTTGGGGCCGAGCTCCAGGTAGACGCGGGTCATGGGGTCGAGCTTGCCACGCGTACCTGTCAGCGACCGTCAGGTTCGCCTCGCGCCCCCGCACTTCGGCGAGGTCCTTCGGGGGGAGGCGGCGAGTTCGCACCGCCGCCGCAGAAGCCGACGGGCTCGCAACGGCCCCAGGGGCGGCGGGAGGCGGGCCACCGCCGCACGAGCCCGCGCCACAGGCGGGCCTGCACGGCGGGAGCCGGTGCGAGGGGCGGGTCGGCGGGGTGCGGGGAGGGTGGGTCAGATGAGGTCGATGAGGTCGGCGACCGAGTCGACGACCAGGGAGGGGCGGTAGGGGAAGCGGTCGATCTCGTGGCGCTGGGTGACGCCCGTGAGGACGAGGATCGTGAACAGCCCCGCCTCCATGCCCGACACGATGTCGGTGTCCATCCGGTCACCGATCATGGCCGTGGTCTCGCTGTGGGCCTCGATCTCGTTGAGGGCGCTGCGCATCATGCGCGGGTTGGGCTTGCCGACGAAGTACGGCTCGACGCCCGTCGCCTTGGTGATCATGGCGGCGACGGCGCCGCAGGCGGGCAGGGAGCCCTCGGTGGAGGGGCCGATCGGGTCGGGGTTGGTGGCGATGAAGCGGGCGCCGCCCTCGATGAGCCGGATCGCGCGGGTGATCTGCGTGAAGCTGTAGGTGCGGGTCTCGCCGAGCACCACGTAGTCGGGGTCGAGGTCGGTCAGCACGTAGCCGACCTCGTGCAGCGCCGTGGTCAGGCCGGCCTCGCCGATCACGTACGCCGAGCCGCCGGAGCGCTGGTCGTCCAGGAACTGGGCGGTGGCCAGGGCGGAGGTCCAGATGGACTCGGGGGGCACGGTCAGGCCCGCGCCCGCCAGGCGAACGGACAGGTCGCGCTGGGTGTAGATCGAGTTGTTGGTCAGCACCCGGAACTTCTTGCCGGACTCGCTGAGCCGCTTGATGAATTCGTCCGCACCTGGGACCGGTCGTCCCTCGTGGACGAGGACGCCGTCCATGTCGGACAACCAGGAATCGATCCGCTTACGCTGAGTCACGCGCCCATCGTACCGAGCGCGCCTTATCGACTTCCTGCCCGGCACATGAACAATGTTCCTCATGTCGTTCACTGAATCCGCCCAGGACATGCGGGACGAGCTGGTCCGGCTCAGGCACTCGCTGCACACCACCCCCGAGCTCGGGCTCCACCTGCCGCGTACCCAGGAGAAGGTGCTCGCGGCGCTGGAGGGACTGCCGCTGGAGATCAAGACGGGCACGGCGCTGAGCTCCGTCACCGCCGTGCTGCGGGGCGGCAGG
This window encodes:
- a CDS encoding HAD-IIA family hydrolase, which translates into the protein MDGVLVHEGRPVPGADEFIKRLSESGKKFRVLTNNSIYTQRDLSVRLAGAGLTVPPESIWTSALATAQFLDDQRSGGSAYVIGEAGLTTALHEVGYVLTDLDPDYVVLGETRTYSFTQITRAIRLIEGGARFIATNPDPIGPSTEGSLPACGAVAAMITKATGVEPYFVGKPNPRMMRSALNEIEAHSETTAMIGDRMDTDIVSGMEAGLFTILVLTGVTQRHEIDRFPYRPSLVVDSVADLIDLI